Genomic segment of Kibdelosporangium phytohabitans:
CAGCCGGGTCGATGTGTCCCCGCGGGCGGCGTTGACCTGCGCCTGGGTGAGGAAGATGCTGCCGGTCAGGTCCGCACCGGACAGGTCGGCGTCCCGCAGGTCAGCGCCGATCAGATCGGCCAGCCGCACGTCGGCGCCGCGCAGGTCCGCCCCGATCAGCAACGCCCCGCGCAGGCTCGCGCCCCGCAGGTCAGCGCCGCGCAGCTTCGCGCCGATCAAGGTGGCGCCGCGCCGGTCGCGCCCACCGGTCCCGGCACGGACCAGTTCGCTGGTGCGCAGCAGCACCGCGTTGACCTTCGCCCGGTGCGCCGCCACGTCCAGCTCCACGATCGACTCGGCGCTGCCGTGCGTGAGCTTCTCGGTTTCCTCCACCAGCGCGGCCAGCTGCGCACGCAACTCGCGCGCGGGCGGCAGGCTCATCGCCTCGGTGAGGTACCACAACAGCTCGTGCAGCTGGCGCATCACCGGGAACACCCGGAACATCCGGCCGGAGCTGCCCGGTCCGGCGCGCCAGTCCCGTCCGGCGAAGGTCACCTGCGAGACCTTCTGGCCCGCGCCGAAACAGTCGAACACCGTGCAGCCGGGAAACCCCCGCTCCCGCAGCGAGTCGTGGATCCCGCAGCGGTTGTCCGCGAGCAGGTTGCGGCACGGATCACCGGCGGCCTTGTCGACCGCGAAGTCCGCCGAGGCCGCGAAGGGCAGCGCCACGCAGCACAACCCGAAGCAACTGGAACAGTCGGCTCGCAGGTCCTCGGGCACAGCACTCCTTCACCAGGCACACATCGGGGATGCCCGAAAGGTTAGCTCCAGTCGCCCCACGGCTCGCTGGGCCGGTGGGTGCCGAACGTCCGCTCGACACCCTCCGGGTCGGCCACCCGGCACAGGTAGTTCCACGCCGAACGGCCGGCCGTCCAGATCGTCGTCGCGCCCTCGACGATCGCGAGGTACACGCCCTGGCCTGCGGTGTCGCCCTTGCGCGGGGCCCGCTCGTAGCCGTCGTGGTCGCTGACCACCACGATCACCGCGTCCCTGAGGCGTAGTTCGCGTGTGCGAGTTCCCGTCCTGAAGGAAAACC
This window contains:
- a CDS encoding pentapeptide repeat-containing protein, translating into MPEDLRADCSSCFGLCCVALPFAASADFAVDKAAGDPCRNLLADNRCGIHDSLRERGFPGCTVFDCFGAGQKVSQVTFAGRDWRAGPGSSGRMFRVFPVMRQLHELLWYLTEAMSLPPARELRAQLAALVEETEKLTHGSAESIVELDVAAHRAKVNAVLLRTSELVRAGTGGRDRRGATLIGAKLRGADLRGASLRGALLIGADLRGADVRLADLIGADLRDADLSGADLTGSIFLTQAQVNAARGDTSTRLPPSLTRPAHWKRAVGGTRAPSGKGRRNRS